The genomic interval TATATTTTAATGGGGCAAAATAagataagcaaataaacaaaagttatgccaaataaggaaaaaaatagaggcAAAGATATGGCATGGAAGGGAGTGCTATTtaaaagcagtattgtaacaaaatttaataaagaccATTAAAAATGGTTCATATCCAAGAGAAGTTTAAAAATGATCAGAGAGCTGGGGTTGTGTTAGAGAAAACAGAAGTGCAAAGTAGGATGCAGAACAGTGACCAGAGCAGCAGTTGTGCTTTCTGCTCAGTTGCCAGCTCTTTtcaacccttggactgcaacctgccaagctcctctgtccatggcattctccaggcaatatcggaatgggttgccatgccctcctccaggagatcttcccaacccagggaccaaacctgtttctgtctcctgcattggcagggcaggttctttaccactagcgccacacaAAATTTGGTGACATTTGATGTGCGAGTTATGACTCAAGGATGATCTAAGATTTAACCTGTCTTACGAAGATCACTATTTGCTACAATCAAATAACTGAGGAACTATGAAAAGGGAAAGCTGAAGAAACCGATTCAACAATTTACCAAACATGACTTTTgagtaaggaaaaggaaaaggattgGAGTTCAAGAGAAAATTAAGATGTGTATAACTTGCTCAACAATGCAGAAATGTAGAACACAATTTCAAGGTTTCTAGACCaggaacctgaaaaaaaaaaacccaaaaccaaagTCTGTATATAGGGTCTCTAATAAAACTTTAGGGAGGCAACATGGCTTTGGTTCCAATGATGGTCCAGTCAACAGCCCAATACTGCAGGGGCCCCAAGCTGGGCTACCTCCCTCATAGCCTCTGCTCAGCCTGCACAACACATCCCTGTTGCCACTGAAACTCAGCCTCAGGAGTGAGAAGTGATCCTCCTGCTAGAGTCACAGCCCCATAACAGGCCTGGCCTTCAGGCAGGCGGAGTTGGGGCATTCTATAGTGTGCCAAACAATGAAGTATTCTCAGAACATGAACACGGCATAGGGCATAGAACAGTATACGCCTTTATTAGATGAGCTAAGACAGGAGTGAAGAGGGTTTATTTGCCTTTCCGGGCCTTGATCTTCCTCAGATAGAACTCGAGCTCTTTTCCCTCTAGCACATAGCCGTCTGCTCGGCCACACTGGCCTGGTCTTGAAGCGATGCATGCTGCAAGAGAGTATGTGGTCCTCAGCAAAATGACACTGTGGCCTTATCCACACCTATGCACCCCCTTAAGTGCCCACATTGGTCCAGGTATCCTGGGGGCAGACACGAAGCCCGATGTCTCCTCAGATATACTTTATCATCACTTTGAAAGTCAGTAGCAGAACTGGACAAAGTTTTCATCACTGAGACAATCCCCTCAGCCTGGACACAGACTTCTCAAGCTACTCCTCAAACTCAAGAGGCCTAGGCCAAGCTCAGGCCTATGGGCTCTGCCCACTATCTTCCATTTCCGCTTCAAACCAGATGATCAAATATTCTGATTTGTGCTTGTGTGCTGTTATCAAACCCTTCCGGTGAACTCTGTAGCCTCCCCCAGAGAGCACACCGCATCTTGAGATGCCTCCTCCCCTAAATGCAGAAGTCATCTTACCAAGAAGCTTGCCCTGCTGGAACTGCTCCTCTAGAAGACTGCTGATTTTcgcattctttttcctctcatcgtatttcttctgaattttctttgATCGTTTCTTGTTTAAAATCTCTTCCTCCTCAGGAGTCTGAATAAAGGAAATACAGATGGCTTAGAGGGGGGCTCGCCAAATCCTAGTTCAGGAATGTCACATCCCACAGCCCTGCCACCTTCCTCAGCACCAAAGGCTTTCATCTCTCTCCCTTCAGTAGCAGAACTGGACggagttttcatcacaagaagGCTAGAATCAGGCTGGCCTCCCCCTGCACCCCTACAGGAAGTTGCTCCCCAAACACGCACCAGCTTGGCCCCCTTCTTGCGGCCCAGGGGCAGTGCATAGTGGGACTCGTACCACTGTCGGTACGGTGTGCTGTCGATGAGCACAATACAGTTCTTCACCAGCGTCTTGGTACGGACCAGTTCATTGTTGGATGCATTATAGACAACATCGATTATTCTTGTCTTGCGTGTACAACCTGCTCACAGAAGAAATCCAGAATCAAGCCAAGTAAACCTGATGCCAACAATCTTCCATCCCCACCCTAGTAAGGCCTAAGAAGGGAAACTCTAAGCCTCCATCGGGCCATAAAGCAACAGTTCATCTTCCACAAACCTATCTTTCCAGAGGTGGCTGGCACCCACACACTGTCTCCAGATTCAGTCCCAATCCCTAAGGCTATACGAGTTAACAGGAAGGACAGGATTGGAGATAAGTCTCCACAACCTCAAAGCTGTTCAACAGGAGAACTTTAGTATCTTGGTCGAGGCCATGGACTTCCTGCTAAAAGCACTTACTGAAGCTTGAAAACAAGGATTAGGTGCTGAGTTCCCACCCACGCCTGCAGGGCTTCACTCACACTCCGAGCCCCAGGAGAAGTTCCCCACGTCCAGCCTCAAGGCCCGGTACTTCTTGTTGCCTCCCCGCACACGGACTGTGTGTATGCGGCGGGGGCCAATCTAGAAAACACAAGGAGACAGGAACTAGGTTATCAAggagaagcaaggcagagaaggGAACCCGGGCGCGACGGAGGTAACAGTCAGTGTAACTATGACAAGCCCTAGCATTGGCAAGTGGCACATAGGTGACCAAGACGGCCACAGCCACGCCTAAGGATACTTTTTCATCATTCCAGTCACCTCCAAGAGAGAAAGCCCGATTCCAAACATTGAAAATTACGGCTCCGTGCACTGAGGAGCCCACTCTCCGGGCGCCCTTGCAGGTACTACTAGGACACGGGGGCAGTCTCCACGCAATCTCTCAGTATCGACCCAACATGCGAAGGCGAGGAGACCGCCTAGTCCCCACAGCAACTCGCAGAGCCCCACAAAGATTCAACCGACCCCGCAGAAGCGACCTCCCGGGCGGTGAGGACCCGCACGCACCTTTGTGTTGGCAGCGGGGCGTCCCAGCTCATACTTCCGCTTCTTGTGGTAGGGCTTTCTCTTGCCCCCGGTCTTACGGCGCTTGTGCCAGTTGTCCCGAGAGATGCCTGCGTGTGGAAGTGGGGGGCGGGAGCCTGAGCCGGGGAGCCCGAAGCCGAGGCCGCCAGCCCAACGCCCCACGCCGGCGGCCGCACGCTCAGCTCTCCAAGGTTAGCTCCCCCACAGCGCAGTCGGGAGGTCACAGCATTTCCAAGGTGTCATCATGCACGTGCGACGCAGCCCAGACCCTTCCCGTCCCGACCCCGGCAGCCATGATGGTGTCGCTCGCGGCCCCGAGTCCTGCGGCTCTAGGAATGGCCCCTGGAACGGTCCCGGCGGCCCAAGCCCGAGCACCACCCTCCTCGCGGGGGTTCCGTGTCCGGGGGCCCCAGGGCCCGGGCGCCCGTGCTGCCGGCTGGGCCCCGAAGCAGGATGGCGCCGGATTGAGCTCGCTCCCCGATCCCGGCCCAGAAGCAGAGCGCCACTCACCCATCGCTCGGCGCTGGCTGGAAAGAGAAAACGCAGCGCGTCACGGTCCGGTTTGTAAAACGTAGCCCCGCCTCCTTACGTATCTTCCGGGCGCCGCAGAGAGCAGCTTGGGGCGGGAGGGCGGTGTTGCTTACGTTTCTGAGGCGGCGACGAGGCCTCGGGCTTAGGGGGTCCTGAGAACGCTGCGCGGCGGGGGAGGGCCGTGCAGGGATCTCGCGGTGTCGGGCATGCGTGAGCGGCTCCGCTTCCAGGGCACAAACGCCGGCGAGGGTTGCCTGGCTTTATTTACGTTTGGAAAAGACCCGTTTTAGGTGAGAGCTGTGGGTGCGAGTGCGTTGAAGACAGTAGAGGGGGACTTTGGTTTTGTTTGATTTAGGGGAAGGGAGGTGTGTCAAGGAAGTGTGACCCGTTGGATGGATATTGGTGCCACTTAGTGAAAAGGGCGTACGCTGAGGTAGGAGCCGGTCTGGTCTTGTTCATTCTGGTCTCTTGGTGACTCCTGCACGTGGGAATGACAGGCAGCTGGGTGGTCATGTCTGGTCATCCGTAGAGAAGGGATCTGGACCGAAGAGGCTGCTTTGGGAATCCTTGGCATATACGTGGTAACCAAAGCTACCAGAATGAATGGAAGCTAGGGAGAAAGCATAAAGCAAACTTTTCTTGGAAACGAAGTTAATACTTTGGCCTTTGTGGGCTCTAGGTTCTGTGTCACTGCTACTCAGTTTTGC from Dama dama isolate Ldn47 chromosome 20, ASM3311817v1, whole genome shotgun sequence carries:
- the RPS8 gene encoding small ribosomal subunit protein eS8, whose translation is MGISRDNWHKRRKTGGKRKPYHKKRKYELGRPAANTKIGPRRIHTVRVRGGNKKYRALRLDVGNFSWGSECCTRKTRIIDVVYNASNNELVRTKTLVKNCIVLIDSTPYRQWYESHYALPLGRKKGAKLTPEEEEILNKKRSKKIQKKYDERKKNAKISSLLEEQFQQGKLLACIASRPGQCGRADGYVLEGKELEFYLRKIKARKGK